In Alosa sapidissima isolate fAloSap1 chromosome 5, fAloSap1.pri, whole genome shotgun sequence, the genomic stretch CGCTCCACCGACTCTCCACCACTGGACCAACCCAGCTGGGCCCTGGCTGGATGTTCTGCCCTTGAGACCTTGAATAAGAGCTTCTTGACCAATCAAAACCCATGGGATTCAGAGGGTGTGCTTGTTCTGCCCATGAGGGCGTTGCAAATATGTGCATGTGACTTTGGAACGCcactcatttcatttcattacattacattatcatTAAGCTTAACACAAAGTATTGATAAAGTAACCTAGAGTCTTGTGTCCTTACCTTCCCAAGGTCTCAGAATCCTGTTGGGCTTGCTCAGTGGATTGCTCCAGTTCTGGGTCACACTAGGTTTTATTCAGGAAAAGTCAACAATGGTTTGCAAGATCCTACCATACTGCATTCTAGAAAACCTCTTTTCCAGATCCAGCATTCACAAAAGAATAATAGATCGATCTCACACTCACAGGGTTGATATTCTACAGATCGCATTCCatgacacatatgaacacacaacacCCCTTATGATGTGGATACTGTTGTGGAATCCTGGAAAAACAAACCTCTATGACCGCATGAAGAACCTCACAGCGGTGTTGCTCCTGGCCTCTTATAATGGCTGCTTGCTGTGAAAGAACAGGGGTAAACACACAATGTAAGCATCACCAGAAGTAGCTCAAAAAATGCATACGACTCATTCATAAACCCCACATCAGTGCTCAGTTTACCTCTTTGATGTGAACATCCTCTTTCTCCTCAAAGTTTTCAAGAGCCTTGGCAACCTCTTCCTTAAACCTGAGAGAAACATtgatatataaatatatctgTCTGAGACCAGCAGTTAGTTTACTTATGAGGACAAGCAGTCAGGCATCATGAATTTACCTATCAATGTCCTCTGAGGGAATGATACATTTCTCCCTGAGCTTCGAGTCAGCTTTATTCTGCCACCAAAACTTGAGTGTATTTTTTCGGTGCTCTGGACTGAGGAAAGACAAGGCAGCTTTATACCAACTTATATAAACTTCTCAATGCGATTTCCAATCTTAATAAAACATTTCAGATCAACAGATACGCTTACGTGCTCATGTGCTCCAGCAAACCGCCGAACAACACGGTGAGATTTCCATTTGTAACATGTTTTGGCACCTCGAGCTCACAGCAGTAACACCAGAAGTTGCAGTGGTGTTTAGTACTGGAAAACTTCTCCACTTGAGGGACCTTGATGGTCCGCCTCGCTTCTTTCACCTTCCGTTAGAAAACGAAGTGCATGACAAATATGTTCAGAGTAATTTCACAATTAAGAAACCTGACAGCCTATCATCAAAATGTAGCCTTCTGCACTGCAGCAGTGATGATGACTGCTAACGGCATTAGGTGAATTATGTTTGCCGTGTTGCTATCACAAGACATACTAAAGCCTAAGACTGGTGTGGGTTCATTTCTTTTACCCAGCGAATCCATCATATGTAAGGAGCCTAACTTAAGCCTAACTGACAACGTTACCTTTTCCAAGAACTTCACGAGGACCACTTTTAGTTTAGCTTGATGACTTTTCCCAAAGACGTGCCCTCTGCCAGTGAAATCGGTCTGTCTGCATACAGCACAATAAAATGCGCCCATTTTATCTGCCAACTCTAACGTTATCtgttattgcacatcatttcaATGTGGCGACATCATTTGGTTTTGCAgcagccagagaatgtctagcaGCAACAacacctcttcttctt encodes the following:
- the cenatac gene encoding coiled-coil domain-containing protein 84 isoform X1 — encoded protein: MGAFYCAVCRQTDFTGRGHVFGKSHQAKLKVVLVKFLEKVKEARRTIKVPQVEKFSSTKHHCNFWCYCCELEVPKHVTNGNLTVLFGGLLEHMSTPEHRKNTLKFWWQNKADSKLREKCIIPSEDIDRFKEEVAKALENFEEKEDVHIKEQAAIIRGQEQHRCEVLHAVIECDPELEQSTEQAQQDSETLGRSSYSRSQGQNIQPGPSWVGPVVESRWSGTESSLTFIGYQDSSGSGNVHTGAVPPWMQEDPQEGRSETTVQDIGPSLQDFLKQKEQDKLKKLPPNRVGANFDHSSHTDPNWLPSFGRVWNNGRRWQSRHQFREEEGTAGRRKRKGGLWGKGGKRANKSNDTDTNSQ
- the cenatac gene encoding coiled-coil domain-containing protein 84 isoform X2 encodes the protein MGAFYCAVCRQTDFTGRGHVFGKSHQAKLKVVLVKFLEKVKEARRTIKVPQVEKFSSTKHHCNFWCYCCELEVPKHVTNGNLTVLFGGLLEHMSTPEHRKNTLKFWWQNKADSKLREKCIIPSEDIDRFKEEVAKALENFEEKEDVHIKEQAAIIRGQEQHRCEVLHAVIECDPELEQSTEQAQQDSETLGSSYSRSQGQNIQPGPSWVGPVVESRWSGTESSLTFIGYQDSSGSGNVHTGAVPPWMQEDPQEGRSETTVQDIGPSLQDFLKQKEQDKLKKLPPNRVGANFDHSSHTDPNWLPSFGRVWNNGRRWQSRHQFREEEGTAGRRKRKGGLWGKGGKRANKSNDTDTNSQ